The Campylobacter concisus genome has a window encoding:
- the fliI gene encoding flagellar protein export ATPase FliI, whose amino-acid sequence MSLERINSRLKEGVKLSNTFGVITKITATTIEITGLRPSIGDIVRIVAKDKSKNGLGMVTQIKTDGAYISPFGFVEGFRIGDFVYESDQGMSIPVGPNLLGRVVDPFMKPIDGKGAIDTTEYMPIMRAPIDAMKRGLINEPFSVGIKTIDGLLTCGKGQKLGIFAGSGVGKSTLMGMIVKNTLAPIKVVALIGERGREVPEFIEKNLGGDLEGTVIIVATSDDSSLMRKYGAFCAMSVAEYFKQQGNDVLFIMDSVTRFAMAQREIGLALGEPPTSKGYPPSSLTLLPQLMERAGKEEGKGSITAFFTVLVEGDDMSDPIADQSRSILDGHIVLSRELTDFGIYPPINIQNSASRVMGDVIGKEHKLNAMKFKRLYSLLKENEVLLRIGAYQKGSDKELDLAISKKEFMESFLKQSSEEAFALEEVEELLDKINQ is encoded by the coding sequence TTGAGCTTAGAGCGCATAAATTCAAGGCTTAAAGAGGGTGTGAAGCTCTCAAATACCTTCGGCGTCATCACAAAGATCACAGCTACTACGATAGAGATCACCGGACTTCGCCCAAGTATCGGCGACATCGTGCGCATAGTGGCAAAAGACAAGAGCAAAAACGGCCTTGGCATGGTCACTCAGATAAAGACAGATGGCGCTTATATCAGTCCATTTGGCTTTGTCGAGGGCTTTAGGATAGGCGACTTTGTCTATGAGAGCGATCAAGGCATGAGCATACCTGTGGGGCCAAATTTACTAGGCCGAGTGGTCGATCCATTTATGAAGCCAATTGACGGCAAGGGGGCGATCGATACGACTGAATATATGCCGATCATGAGAGCGCCCATAGATGCGATGAAAAGGGGGCTTATAAACGAGCCTTTTAGTGTTGGCATAAAGACGATAGATGGGCTGCTTACCTGCGGCAAGGGGCAAAAGCTGGGAATTTTCGCAGGTTCAGGCGTGGGCAAATCAACCCTCATGGGCATGATCGTAAAAAATACGCTAGCTCCCATAAAAGTAGTCGCGCTTATAGGCGAGCGTGGCCGTGAGGTGCCAGAATTTATCGAAAAAAACCTAGGCGGCGACCTGGAGGGCACGGTCATCATCGTAGCGACCAGTGACGATAGCTCGCTCATGCGAAAATACGGCGCATTTTGCGCTATGAGCGTGGCTGAGTATTTCAAACAGCAGGGCAACGACGTGCTTTTCATCATGGATAGCGTGACGCGTTTTGCGATGGCGCAGCGTGAGATCGGCCTTGCGCTTGGCGAGCCACCGACTTCAAAGGGCTATCCGCCAAGCTCGCTCACACTCTTGCCACAGCTAATGGAGCGCGCCGGCAAAGAGGAGGGTAAGGGCAGTATCACGGCGTTTTTCACTGTGCTAGTCGAGGGCGATGATATGAGCGACCCGATAGCTGACCAAAGCCGCTCTATCCTAGACGGCCACATCGTGCTAAGCCGCGAGCTAACGGACTTTGGTATATACCCACCTATCAATATCCAAAACTCGGCCTCGCGTGTCATGGGCGACGTGATCGGCAAAGAACACAAGCTAAATGCGATGAAATTTAAGCGCCTTTACTCGCTTTTAAAAGAAAATGAGGTCCTGCTTCGCATCGGCGCATATCAAAAGGGTAGCGACAAGGAGCTTGACCTTGCGATCTCGAAGAAAGAATTTATGGAGAGCTTTTTAAAACAAAGCTCAGAAGAGGCCTTTGCGCTTGAAGAGGTTGAAGAGCTGCTTGATAAGATCAATCAGTAA
- the folE gene encoding GTP cyclohydrolase I FolE produces the protein MQESFENSVKNMLTIIGEDPNREGLIKTPERVYKAFKFLTSGYDQDPKEVLGDALFTSSNNEMVLMRNIEFYSLCEHHLLPIIGRVHVAYIPNGKVVGLSKIPRMVNIYARRLQIQEQMTEQIAKALEDVIAPKGVGVVVEARHMCVEMRGVEKINSTTTTSALRGCFIKNADTRREFFSLINSPRETHF, from the coding sequence ATGCAAGAGAGTTTTGAAAATTCAGTTAAAAATATGCTAACTATCATTGGTGAAGATCCAAATAGAGAGGGGCTTATTAAAACCCCAGAGCGCGTTTATAAAGCTTTTAAATTTCTAACTAGCGGATACGATCAAGACCCAAAAGAAGTCCTTGGTGACGCGCTATTTACTAGCTCAAACAACGAGATGGTTTTAATGCGGAACATCGAGTTTTACAGCCTTTGCGAGCACCATTTGTTGCCAATAATTGGCCGCGTGCATGTGGCGTACATCCCAAATGGCAAGGTTGTTGGCCTTAGTAAAATTCCACGCATGGTAAATATCTACGCCAGACGCTTGCAAATTCAAGAGCAGATGACCGAGCAGATAGCAAAGGCGCTTGAGGACGTTATCGCTCCAAAAGGCGTTGGAGTAGTCGTCGAGGCAAGGCACATGTGCGTTGAGATGAGGGGTGTGGAGAAGATAAACTCGACTACCACGACCTCTGCGCTTAGGGGCTGCTTTATCAAAAATGCAGACACAAGGCGGGAGTTTTTCTCGCTTATAAATTCGCCTAGGGAAACGCATTTTTGA
- the tig gene encoding trigger factor, whose amino-acid sequence MEIKIKALDSVNTLASTTISADAIKSSVEKLAKKAAKTMKVDGFRQGHVPVAVVLKRYEKELTNDAEQDVLRDVVEEAIKQADKKNDDLIGEPIVSKFDRKDDKIDVELTVSFKPSVDVSGYESLIPEFSNPRVLKKDIDEKKAELLKMIAPLEKVEGKRGLKVGDFAKFDFEGFVDGVAFEGGKAENYVLEIGSNQFIPGFEDGMVGIKAGGEKDIEVKFPENYGAAHLAGKDAVFKVKLHEIQERKIPEKLDEEMLKTILPNEEKPTEELLEERIKEQIRQEKIYKLINEELKPKFAEAAVEKFKFDVPKNIVEQEIDMQFRNAWSTFTPDDMKKFREDKDALAKKRDEYRKDAENSVRLTFIIDELARVRGVKVSDQEVVQAIYFEAYRSGQDPKAHLEMYRNQGMLPAIKMSMIEEKLFSELFNKEKDEKKASKKEKAE is encoded by the coding sequence ATGGAAATCAAAATCAAAGCTCTAGATAGCGTAAATACCCTAGCAAGCACAACCATAAGTGCAGATGCTATAAAGTCTAGCGTAGAAAAACTAGCAAAAAAAGCAGCAAAAACTATGAAAGTAGATGGCTTTAGACAAGGCCATGTGCCAGTCGCTGTCGTGCTAAAACGCTACGAGAAAGAGCTAACAAACGACGCTGAGCAAGATGTCTTAAGAGATGTAGTCGAAGAGGCTATCAAACAAGCAGACAAGAAAAATGACGACCTTATCGGCGAGCCTATCGTTTCAAAATTTGACAGAAAAGATGACAAGATCGACGTTGAGCTAACAGTTTCATTTAAGCCAAGTGTCGATGTGAGCGGCTATGAGAGCTTGATACCTGAGTTTTCAAACCCACGCGTTTTGAAAAAAGATATCGATGAGAAAAAAGCTGAACTTCTAAAAATGATAGCTCCGCTTGAAAAAGTAGAGGGTAAAAGAGGCCTAAAAGTTGGCGATTTTGCTAAATTTGACTTTGAGGGCTTTGTTGATGGCGTTGCATTTGAAGGTGGCAAGGCTGAAAACTACGTGCTTGAGATCGGCTCAAATCAATTCATCCCAGGCTTTGAAGATGGCATGGTAGGCATAAAAGCTGGCGGCGAAAAAGATATCGAGGTAAAATTCCCAGAAAACTATGGCGCTGCACATTTAGCTGGCAAAGATGCTGTTTTTAAAGTCAAACTTCACGAAATTCAAGAGAGAAAGATCCCTGAGAAGCTAGACGAAGAGATGCTAAAAACTATCCTTCCAAACGAAGAAAAACCAACTGAAGAGCTACTTGAAGAGCGCATAAAAGAGCAAATTCGCCAAGAGAAAATTTATAAACTTATAAACGAAGAGCTAAAACCAAAATTTGCTGAAGCTGCGGTTGAGAAATTTAAATTTGATGTGCCAAAAAATATCGTCGAGCAAGAGATCGATATGCAGTTTAGAAACGCGTGGAGCACATTTACTCCAGACGATATGAAGAAATTTAGAGAAGACAAAGACGCTCTAGCTAAAAAACGTGACGAGTATAGAAAAGACGCTGAAAATAGCGTTCGCCTAACTTTCATCATCGATGAGCTAGCTCGCGTAAGAGGCGTAAAAGTGAGCGATCAAGAGGTCGTTCAAGCGATCTATTTTGAGGCATATAGAAGCGGTCAAGATCCAAAAGCACACCTTGAGATGTACCGTAACCAAGGCATGCTTCCAGCTATAAAGATGTCGATGATCGAAGAGAAGCTATTTAGCGAGCTTTTCAACAAAGAAAAAGACGAGAAAAAAGCAAGCAAAAAAGAGAAGGCTGAGTAA
- the clpP gene encoding ATP-dependent Clp endopeptidase proteolytic subunit ClpP: MSYYVPVVVERTSRGERSYDIYSRLLKDRIVMLSGEIEDGMAASIVAQLLFLEAEDPDKDIYLYINSPGGVITSGFSIYDTMNYIKPDVCTICIGQAASMGAFLLSCGAPGKRYALPNSRIMIHQPLGGARGQATDIEIQAREILRLKEILNGILSKNTGQKLSKIVKDTERDFFMSSAEAKGYGLVDKILEKSFK, from the coding sequence ATGAGCTATTACGTTCCTGTCGTAGTTGAAAGAACTAGCAGAGGTGAGCGAAGCTATGATATATACTCCCGTCTTTTAAAAGACAGGATCGTTATGCTAAGTGGTGAGATAGAGGACGGCATGGCTGCTTCTATCGTCGCTCAGCTGCTATTTTTAGAGGCTGAAGATCCAGATAAAGATATCTACCTTTACATAAACTCACCAGGCGGCGTGATAACAAGTGGCTTTAGCATATATGACACGATGAACTACATAAAGCCAGATGTTTGCACGATCTGCATCGGTCAGGCTGCAAGTATGGGTGCATTTTTGCTAAGCTGTGGCGCACCTGGAAAGAGATATGCACTACCAAATTCTCGTATCATGATACACCAACCACTTGGCGGTGCTAGAGGACAAGCGACTGATATCGAGATACAAGCACGTGAAATTTTACGTTTGAAAGAAATTTTAAATGGAATTTTGTCCAAAAACACGGGCCAAAAGCTAAGCAAGATCGTAAAAGATACTGAGCGCGACTTCTTTATGAGCTCAGCCGAAGCTAAAGGGTACGGACTTGTCGATAAAATTTTGGAGAAAAGTTTTAAATAA
- a CDS encoding GGDEF domain-containing protein, producing the protein MIKIDNAPDPKKKAAEAKLAVKKEKVNIYKFSEDVLHELSDDNVPSTPTNYSIYFEKMLDGQSDEFRKEIGDIIVANSESSVPTNGNISIEKEVKQGFIQIKSMLQAVVLIYKNLGVMRSLVQKRMDGLKNNTNVLALQNVLSAFNQDLIKLNDLMDKHLDVIKMSYEEVGKMFKAIEEQSIYDTTYEVYNKKFLVATISSEIESVRRYGYNASFLLVKIKDKFANRVKNLKERNNMFKSMSQLLLRTSRRSDIVAHYGDGCFAMVMKYTDENGTKQACARILNMLSSMPWKIDNEECKLDVQIVSSMISKTKSTEELLSHALDKLETNQDLNEPLFLDEKAEN; encoded by the coding sequence GTGATAAAGATAGATAACGCACCAGATCCAAAGAAAAAAGCAGCTGAAGCAAAGCTAGCTGTCAAAAAAGAAAAGGTAAATATCTATAAATTTTCAGAGGACGTTTTACACGAGCTAAGCGACGACAACGTCCCATCTACGCCGACAAACTACTCTATCTATTTTGAAAAGATGCTTGATGGGCAGTCAGACGAGTTTAGAAAAGAGATCGGCGATATCATCGTGGCAAATTCTGAAAGCTCAGTGCCGACAAATGGTAACATCTCTATCGAAAAAGAGGTAAAACAAGGCTTTATCCAGATAAAGAGCATGCTTCAAGCAGTCGTGCTCATCTATAAAAATTTAGGCGTTATGAGAAGCCTAGTACAAAAGCGTATGGATGGGCTTAAAAACAACACAAACGTCCTTGCGCTTCAAAACGTTTTAAGCGCCTTTAACCAAGACCTTATCAAGCTAAACGACCTCATGGACAAGCACCTTGACGTCATCAAGATGAGCTACGAAGAGGTCGGCAAGATGTTTAAGGCGATCGAAGAGCAGTCGATCTACGACACAACATACGAGGTCTATAACAAGAAATTTCTAGTAGCGACCATAAGCAGCGAGATCGAGTCTGTTAGGCGCTACGGCTATAATGCCTCATTTTTGTTAGTCAAGATAAAAGATAAATTTGCAAACCGCGTTAAAAATTTAAAAGAGCGAAACAATATGTTTAAAAGCATGTCGCAGCTTCTTTTAAGAACTTCACGTAGAAGCGATATAGTCGCACACTACGGCGATGGCTGCTTTGCTATGGTGATGAAATACACCGACGAAAACGGCACAAAGCAAGCGTGCGCGAGAATTTTAAACATGCTTTCATCTATGCCTTGGAAGATCGACAACGAAGAGTGCAAACTAGACGTGCAGATCGTCTCAAGCATGATCTCAAAGACAAAGAGCACTGAAGAGCTGCTATCTCACGCGCTTGACAAGCTAGAGACCAACCAAGACCTAAATGAGCCGCTATTTTTAGACGAGAAAGCAGAGAATTAG
- the def gene encoding peptide deformylase, with protein sequence MILEVLSYPNKKLYEISKEVEVFDEKLHKLLDDMYETMIAKEGIGLAAIQIGVAKRIFIINLANEEGVQDKENLIEIINPKFELREGECVYQEGCLSVPGYYEDVKRSEVVAIKFQDRFGKEQTLKTDGLLAIAIQHENDHLDGHLFIEKIGFNKRKKFDKEYKKQKKEKTS encoded by the coding sequence TTGATCCTAGAAGTTTTATCCTATCCAAATAAAAAACTTTATGAAATTTCAAAAGAAGTTGAAGTCTTCGATGAGAAGCTTCACAAACTTCTTGATGATATGTATGAGACGATGATCGCAAAAGAAGGCATCGGTCTTGCAGCCATACAAATAGGCGTTGCAAAGAGAATTTTCATCATAAATTTAGCCAACGAAGAGGGTGTGCAAGATAAAGAAAATTTAATCGAGATCATAAACCCAAAATTTGAGCTGCGTGAGGGCGAGTGCGTCTATCAAGAGGGCTGCCTTAGCGTGCCTGGCTACTACGAGGACGTTAAAAGAAGCGAGGTAGTTGCTATCAAATTTCAAGACCGCTTTGGCAAAGAGCAGACCTTAAAAACTGATGGGCTACTAGCGATCGCTATCCAGCATGAAAATGACCACCTAGACGGACATCTTTTTATAGAAAAAATAGGCTTTAACAAACGCAAGAAATTCGACAAGGAATACAAAAAGCAGAAAAAAGAAAAGACATCATGA
- a CDS encoding YifB family Mg chelatase-like AAA ATPase, giving the protein MKSLKCATYGDGLKIIDVESIFSRGLPGFSIVGLASTSIKESTERVKAALLALDFAFPAQKITINLSPSDLPKSGSHFDLSIALLIALQKAKSLEKIFVFGELGLDGSVKSTANLFSILLFLSTQVQKAKILVPKEIAAKASMIPNLEVYGVSTLEEAIKFFSDAEFAKSTHFSATHELFSNVIEISGKRYVPNLNFELDFKDVLGQERAKRACVIAAVGMHNILFEGSPGSGKSMCAKRLVYIMAPQSLEEVLKSAAYRSLNLQDSEFTSTRAFRSPHHTSTKSSIFGGGSNVAKIGEIALANGGVLFFDEFPHFAKQVIESLREPLEDNQIHIARVNSKVTYETKFIFVAAQNPCPCGNLFSRNLNCKCSENEIKNYKAKISAPVLDRIDLKVAMDESSPSDKASLSSQQMSEMVLKAFIFQKKRGQDELNGKLNDAQVAKFCTLNAEASEILQKAATKYNLSQRGIKRTLRVARSIADLDESEQILKPHILEALSFRA; this is encoded by the coding sequence ATGAAGTCCTTAAAATGTGCTACTTACGGCGACGGACTAAAGATCATTGATGTTGAGTCGATCTTTTCTCGTGGGCTTCCTGGCTTTAGCATCGTGGGTCTTGCAAGCACCAGCATCAAAGAGAGCACAGAGCGCGTAAAGGCGGCACTTTTGGCGCTTGACTTTGCCTTTCCAGCGCAAAAAATAACCATAAATTTATCCCCCTCAGACCTACCAAAAAGTGGCTCACATTTTGACTTAAGCATCGCCCTTTTAATCGCTCTTCAAAAGGCAAAAAGCTTGGAGAAAATTTTTGTTTTTGGCGAGCTTGGACTTGACGGTAGTGTAAAAAGCACGGCAAATTTATTTTCGATCCTACTTTTTTTAAGCACGCAGGTGCAAAAGGCTAAAATTTTAGTGCCAAAAGAGATAGCTGCAAAAGCTTCGATGATACCAAATTTAGAGGTTTATGGCGTTAGCACACTAGAAGAGGCGATAAAGTTTTTTAGCGACGCAGAATTTGCTAAAAGCACGCATTTTAGCGCCACACACGAGCTATTTTCAAATGTGATAGAAATTTCTGGCAAAAGATATGTACCAAATTTAAATTTCGAGCTTGATTTTAAGGACGTTTTAGGTCAAGAAAGAGCCAAAAGAGCCTGCGTCATCGCAGCTGTTGGCATGCACAATATCTTATTTGAAGGTAGCCCAGGCAGTGGCAAGAGCATGTGCGCAAAACGCCTCGTCTACATCATGGCGCCACAAAGCCTAGAAGAGGTGCTAAAGTCCGCCGCCTACCGCTCGCTAAATCTTCAAGATAGCGAATTTACAAGCACTAGAGCCTTTCGCTCGCCGCACCACACCTCGACTAAAAGCTCGATCTTTGGCGGAGGCTCAAACGTCGCAAAGATCGGCGAGATCGCACTTGCAAATGGCGGAGTGCTATTTTTTGACGAGTTCCCACACTTTGCTAAACAGGTGATAGAAAGCCTTAGAGAGCCGCTCGAGGACAATCAAATTCACATCGCAAGGGTAAATTCAAAAGTGACTTACGAGACTAAATTTATCTTCGTGGCCGCTCAAAATCCCTGCCCTTGTGGAAATTTATTCTCCCGCAACCTAAACTGCAAATGCAGTGAAAATGAGATAAAAAACTACAAAGCCAAAATTTCAGCCCCAGTGCTTGACCGCATAGACTTAAAAGTCGCGATGGATGAGAGCTCGCCAAGCGACAAAGCGAGTTTGAGCTCACAGCAGATGAGCGAGATGGTTTTAAAAGCCTTTATCTTTCAAAAAAAGCGGGGTCAAGATGAGCTAAATGGCAAGCTAAATGACGCGCAGGTGGCTAAATTTTGCACGTTAAATGCCGAGGCGAGTGAGATTTTACAAAAGGCCGCCACGAAGTACAACCTCTCTCAAAGGGGCATAAAAAGGACGCTTAGAGTGGCTAGAAGCATCGCCGATCTTGATGAGAGCGAGCAAATTTTAAAGCCCCACATCCTAGAGGCGCTTAGTTTTAGGGCATAG
- a CDS encoding NAD(P)H-hydrate dehydratase, translating into MKNLYLDTRVLDERAGEKFDLSEELLMENAATAIANFIRKKFKKGERVLGICGGGNNGADVLCALRMLEGEYECEFILASKNLKPLAAKQLERAKFAGVRESKDVENSLNSAKCLIDGLFGSGLNRALDQNLTNLISKINASPAYIIACDVPSGLSSEGKVLGACVKADATITMGARKLGLYSDTAKDYAGKIKLATLGISAQNYECESDYHLLEKCDLILPNRKNQCVNKGDFGHAFIISGEHIGASKLCAKAAFTFGAGLVSVMGEQSLNLPTHIMQASKISEKMNAGALGMGLGKRGVEELEVQILKGKKLVLDADIFYSQKVLDLLSENCVLTPHPKEFCSLLKICKIADIDVQTLQENRYAYAKAWSEKFKAVLVLKGANTIIAKEGQIYVMPYGKSALAKGGSGDVLSGLVLALLAQGYEPLNAAISATLAHALSLRNFDKNSYALEPTDIIKGVKCLRKK; encoded by the coding sequence ATGAAAAATTTATATTTAGACACGAGAGTTTTAGACGAGCGAGCAGGCGAGAAATTTGACCTTAGTGAAGAGCTGTTAATGGAAAATGCAGCCACAGCTATAGCAAATTTCATACGTAAGAAATTTAAAAAAGGCGAGAGAGTGCTTGGCATTTGCGGTGGCGGAAACAACGGCGCTGACGTGCTTTGCGCTTTAAGGATGCTAGAGGGCGAGTATGAGTGTGAATTTATCCTAGCTAGTAAAAATTTAAAGCCACTTGCCGCCAAGCAGCTCGAGCGAGCTAAATTTGCTGGCGTGCGTGAAAGCAAAGACGTAGAAAATAGCCTAAATAGTGCAAAATGCCTCATAGACGGGCTTTTTGGCTCAGGGCTAAATAGAGCTTTGGATCAAAATTTAACTAATCTCATCTCAAAAATAAACGCTAGTCCTGCTTACATCATCGCTTGCGACGTGCCAAGCGGGCTAAGTAGCGAGGGCAAGGTGCTTGGCGCTTGCGTAAAAGCAGACGCCACCATCACGATGGGAGCTAGAAAGCTAGGGCTTTATAGTGACACAGCAAAGGACTACGCTGGCAAGATAAAACTCGCCACTCTTGGCATAAGCGCGCAAAACTACGAGTGCGAGAGCGACTATCATCTGCTTGAAAAATGCGACCTCATACTTCCAAATAGAAAAAATCAATGCGTAAATAAGGGCGACTTTGGCCACGCATTTATCATATCTGGCGAGCACATAGGAGCTAGCAAGCTTTGTGCAAAGGCGGCATTTACCTTTGGGGCTGGGCTAGTTAGCGTGATGGGCGAGCAGAGTTTAAATTTACCAACGCATATCATGCAAGCTAGTAAGATAAGCGAAAAAATGAACGCTGGAGCCCTTGGCATGGGGCTTGGCAAAAGGGGCGTAGAAGAGCTTGAGGTGCAAATTTTAAAGGGCAAAAAGCTCGTTCTTGACGCTGATATATTTTACAGCCAAAAAGTGCTTGACCTACTAAGCGAGAACTGCGTCTTGACGCCTCATCCAAAGGAGTTTTGCTCGCTTTTAAAAATTTGCAAAATAGCCGATATAGATGTGCAAACCTTGCAAGAAAACAGATACGCTTACGCTAAGGCTTGGAGCGAGAAATTTAAGGCTGTGCTTGTGCTAAAAGGGGCAAACACCATAATCGCCAAAGAGGGGCAAATTTATGTCATGCCTTATGGCAAAAGCGCGCTTGCAAAAGGTGGCAGCGGCGACGTGCTAAGCGGTCTTGTGCTAGCACTTTTGGCTCAAGGCTATGAGCCACTAAATGCTGCCATCTCAGCCACTTTAGCTCATGCGCTTAGCCTTAGAAATTTTGACAAAAACAGCTACGCGCTGGAGCCAACAGACATCATCAAAGGAGTAAAATGCTTACGAAAAAAATAG
- the purN gene encoding phosphoribosylglycinamide formyltransferase, with product MLTKKIAVLFSGSGSNLEAILKKVHNQIFNGVKIEVCLCICNKPGAFGIERAKKFGLETLVIESAKFKNREEFDAVLVEQILKSGADLTVLAGFMRILTPVFTAQIKAINLHPSILPLFKGAHAIKESFESDMMIGGVSVHYVSEELDGGKLIAQRAFEREDGMSLDEWEAKIHAIEHEILPQSIIKILTKEVNV from the coding sequence ATGCTTACGAAAAAAATAGCCGTGCTTTTTAGCGGCAGTGGCTCAAATTTAGAAGCGATACTTAAAAAAGTTCATAATCAAATTTTTAATGGCGTAAAGATAGAAGTTTGTCTTTGTATCTGCAACAAGCCTGGTGCATTTGGTATCGAGCGAGCTAAGAAATTTGGACTTGAAACGCTCGTCATAGAGAGCGCTAAATTTAAAAATCGTGAGGAATTTGACGCTGTTTTGGTGGAGCAAATTTTAAAAAGCGGGGCCGATCTAACGGTGCTTGCAGGCTTTATGAGGATACTAACGCCAGTTTTTACGGCGCAGATAAAAGCCATAAACCTTCACCCATCTATCCTGCCACTTTTTAAGGGCGCACATGCGATAAAGGAGAGCTTTGAGAGCGATATGATGATAGGCGGTGTCAGCGTGCACTACGTGAGCGAGGAGCTTGACGGGGGCAAACTGATCGCGCAAAGGGCGTTTGAGCGCGAGGATGGCATGAGTTTAGATGAGTGGGAGGCTAAAATTCACGCCATAGAGCATGAAATTTTGCCCCAAAGCATAATAAAAATTTTAACAAAGGAAGTAAATGTTTGA
- a CDS encoding TerC family protein, giving the protein MFEWLSSPEAWISLLTLTGLEIVLGIDNIIFIAILVGKLPPEQRGSGRIVGLGLAMITRILLLLSLFWIMKLTKPLFTIAEFSISGRDLVLILGGLFLLVKSTLEIHSSVAGEEDSKDSGKSHANFLVVVSEIAILDIVFSLDSVITAVGMAEHIEIMIIAVILAVGVMMVASKAISDFVDNNPTIKVLALAFLVLVGMTLVAEGVGFHIPKGYIYFAMAFSLAVESINIYAKKKKLSK; this is encoded by the coding sequence ATGTTTGAATGGTTGAGTTCGCCAGAGGCGTGGATATCGCTACTTACGCTAACTGGCTTGGAGATAGTTTTAGGCATAGATAACATCATATTTATCGCTATTTTAGTAGGCAAACTGCCACCAGAGCAAAGGGGTAGTGGTAGGATAGTTGGTTTAGGACTAGCTATGATAACTAGAATACTGCTTCTTCTTTCATTGTTTTGGATTATGAAACTCACGAAGCCGCTTTTTACTATCGCAGAATTTAGTATAAGTGGTCGTGATCTGGTGCTTATACTTGGAGGTTTATTTTTGCTTGTCAAATCAACTCTAGAGATACATTCAAGCGTTGCTGGTGAAGAAGATAGCAAAGATAGTGGAAAGTCGCACGCAAATTTCTTGGTAGTTGTAAGCGAAATAGCTATTTTGGATATCGTTTTTTCACTTGATAGCGTCATTACGGCTGTCGGTATGGCAGAACATATAGAGATCATGATTATAGCTGTTATTTTGGCAGTTGGTGTGATGATGGTAGCTTCAAAAGCTATATCTGATTTTGTAGATAATAACCCAACCATTAAGGTTTTAGCACTTGCATTTTTAGTGCTTGTAGGTATGACACTTGTTGCAGAGGGTGTAGGCTTTCATATTCCAAAAGGATATATTTATTTTGCAATGGCATTCTCTCTAGCGGTCGAGAGTATAAATATATATGCCAAAAAGAAAAAATTATCTAAATAA
- a CDS encoding VOC family protein — MQIKNLDHIVIVVSDVKEAFKFYCDILGMRPSQKDGHISLNFGSQKINLHRFEGEFLPAAKHPTKGGADICLIVEDDIEDVRLQLLSKGVEIELGIVERNGALGTMKSLYIYDFDGNLIELSSYKI, encoded by the coding sequence ATGCAGATAAAAAATTTAGATCACATCGTGATAGTCGTAAGCGACGTTAAAGAGGCATTTAAATTTTACTGCGACATTTTAGGCATGCGACCATCCCAGAAAGACGGTCACATTAGCCTAAATTTTGGCTCACAAAAGATAAATTTACATAGGTTTGAGGGCGAGTTTTTACCTGCGGCAAAGCATCCAACAAAGGGCGGTGCTGATATATGCTTGATAGTCGAAGATGACATAGAAGATGTGCGCTTGCAGCTACTTTCAAAAGGCGTAGAGATCGAGCTTGGAATAGTGGAGCGAAACGGAGCACTTGGAACAATGAAGAGTTTATATATTTACGACTTTGATGGAAATTTGATAGAACTTAGTTCATATAAAATTTAA
- a CDS encoding NifU family protein: MIPFSDEELLKPVTASLQKVLPMLENDGGGMELLGIKNGKIYVRLTGHCHGCAASTTTLKYGIERQLRIDIHPELEVINVPIGEEFDIDRL; the protein is encoded by the coding sequence ATGATCCCATTTAGTGATGAAGAGCTTTTAAAACCAGTGACTGCGAGTTTGCAAAAGGTTCTACCGATGCTTGAAAATGACGGCGGCGGCATGGAGCTACTTGGCATAAAAAACGGCAAAATTTACGTAAGACTAACAGGACATTGTCATGGATGCGCAGCTAGCACAACCACGCTAAAATACGGCATCGAAAGGCAGCTTCGCATAGACATTCACCCAGAGCTTGAGGTCATAAATGTCCCAATAGGCGAGGAATTTGACATTGATAGATTATA